Below is a window of Picosynechococcus sp. PCC 7002 DNA.
GCTGATAAACCTCGAAAAAAACGACACTGACTACCATGTTTTGATCCGGTGTTGCCTTTCCTTAAGTGGCTTTCGATTAAGCTCATTTTTCTGAATGCCTCACAAGACAAACCTTGCAACTCCCCCCAAAAAGATCCTAAGATCGTATATCTGGCAGTTTGCCAAATGTTTTTCGAGGAAATGACGTAAAAAATCATTTGCCCGGCTCCATCTATTTCAATTAATAACATCACCAACAAAGGAGGATACCCTATGACCCAAGTGGTTGTTGGACAAAACGAAAATATCGAATCTGCATTACGTCGCTTTAAGCGTCAAGTTTCTAAAGCTGGTATTTTTGCTGATATCAAACGTCGTCGTCACTTTGAAACGCCCATCGAGAAGCGTAAGCGTAAGGCTGTGGCCCGTCGGAAGAAGCGTTTCCGCTAAAGAATTT
It encodes the following:
- the rpsU gene encoding 30S ribosomal protein S21, with product MTQVVVGQNENIESALRRFKRQVSKAGIFADIKRRRHFETPIEKRKRKAVARRKKRFR